The proteins below come from a single Metarhizium brunneum chromosome 1, complete sequence genomic window:
- the Sh3yl1 gene encoding SH3 domain-containing YSC84-like protein 1 — protein MQRMSSLLPSWDKRNSTSGSAAASTTLKPGGIFGWAGRNSNSNKASNSSVAKSLAQINVAAANANATGHGGRVQREAFWPSTLDMECLKAARILKSFCVDGYLAPIDGDTSARTSVSGPQSPLKITKKIPRRIIQNAAGIAVFTCMRSGLWMTGSGGSGILIARKSDGTWSPPSGIMLHTPTLSFIIGVDVYDCVLVVTNLSALESITRPRVTLGEDVTLNNGPSVTMDADHTNFNWKDLDNTVLAYMKARGQHQAVNLQGCILTERSNENERFYGADVTQMDILAGNVARHVEETRPLFEVIKMAEGRTDYDKAIIEQTAIEPAPGDAVIATPKSTPASPRSVFGRPKPDDPDPFGVLALEMAGLEIREAGTRLRPASNQFEINSNTRSPTLSKFGRQSIDTFVSKSNRASVLSSRTVKSQMTDAGTQTGGATAETTPSPGQSEDGHEGVSIDRIPEVKEDDEVDYTAVDFTPLRHISQEHSIDLSLPAEEPAIPPRNRLRASVPSSRSSRDTEQPTGASIKEETHQMQDDEDELEYDTNDADDEDDLDDSDEEPVVFEVAQVQPTRTRAVASRMIQAKGSVVTIPKRVPPPLPTRSPARNSGSMKGDNCTESGTALSPLRQAFSEADLRGEEDIQNDQTQQSPTHVIVSNKSADLGQTHGNNVDDVLLGETLADKLQADEASKASPSTNEAVMPGSLPVDDTDEEAKHSDIVKSVEKIVPNKSTIPENVPLPADTDPEDLTSRLEEAESDYGSVEERATEDDESIKTPVDNSDSTTSKKHTSSIYTGMTEDRWSIDQSSLTTPNSERPLSVVEYSTEEDTPKKIAKEVELEVEKNAENRTAKAPVSAASEITVTSA, from the exons ATGCAGCGCATGTCATCGCTTCTGCCCTCATGGGACAAACGAAACTCGACCTCCGGCTCTGCTGCTGCCTCTACTACCCTGAAACCAGGCGGGATTTTTGGCTGGGCCGGCCGCAATAGCAATTCTAATAAAGCCTCTAATTCCTCGGTCGCCAAGTCTCTTGCCCAGATTAatgttgccgctgccaatgccaatgccactggccatggcggcagggTCCAACGCGAGGCCTTCTGGCCTTCAACACTGGACATGGAGTGCCTCAAGGCAGCCCGCATTTTAAAGTCCTTTTGTG TCGATGGCTATCTTGCTCCGATAGACGGCGACACCTCAGCGCGTACCTCAGTCTCGGGCCCTCAGTCCCCTCTCAAAATCACCAAAAAGATACCCAGGCGCATAATACAAAACGCTGCAggcatcgccgtcttcacATGTATGAGGAGCGGCCTGTGGATGACGGGGTCCGGTGGCTCCGGCATTCTCATTGCCAGGAAATCCGATGGGACATGGTCGCCGCCTTCAGGTATTATGCTTCATACGCCGACGCTCAGCTTCATAATAGGTGTCGATGTTTACGACTGTGTCCTTGTTGTAACCAATCTCTCTGCTTTGGAGTCAATCACTCGGCCCCGCGTCACTCTTGGTGAGGACGTGACATTGAACAACGGCCCCTCAGTTACCATGGACGCCGACCATACCAACTTTAACTGGAAGGATCTTGATAATACAGTTTTAGCGTACATGAAAGCCCGCGGCCAACACCAAGCCGTCAATTTGCAGGGCTGCATTCTCACGGAGCGAAGCAACGAGAACGAGCGTTTCTACGGCGCCGACGTGACCCAAATGGATATTCTCGCCGGCAATGTTGCGCGCCATGTTGAGGAAACCAGGCCATTGTTCGAAGTCATCAAGATGGCTGAAGGCCGGACTGACTATGACAAGGCAATTATCGAACAAACTGCTATCGAGCCCGCCCCTGGCGACGCGGTCATTGCTACCCCCAAGTCTACACCAGCGTCTCCACGATCGGTTTTTGGACGCCCCAAACCCGATGATCCCGATCCGTTTGGCGTCCTTGCtttggaaatggctggtCTCGAGATTCGCGAGGCTGGCACCCGTCTGCGACCGGCGAGCAACCAATTTGAAATCAACTCCAACACTCGCAGCCCAACCCTTTCCAAGTTTGGACGACAGAGCATCGACACCTTTGTAAGCAAGAGCAACCGAGCCAGCGTATTGTCTTCTCGCACCGTCAAGAGTCAGATGACGGATGCGGGAACACAAACTGGTGGTGCTACAGCAGAAACTACACCGAGCCCAGGCCAAAGCGAAGATGGCCACGAAGGTGTCTCTATTGACCGCATCCCGGAGGTTAaggaggatgatgaagtcGACTACACCGCTGTCGATTTCACACCATTGAGACACATCAGCCAGGAACACTCGATTGACCTTTCCCTTCCTGCTGAAGAGCCGGCGATCCCCCCCAGGAACAGGCTTCGGGCTTCTGTCCCGTCGTCTCGCAGTAGTCGAGACACTGAGCAGCCAACCGGGGCCTCAATCAAGGAGGAGACTCATCAGATgcaggacgacgaggacgaactAGAATACGACACCaacgatgccgatgacgaggatgattTGGATGATTCCGATGAAGAGCCCGTTGTGTTTGAGGTTGCCCAGGTGCAACCTACCAGGACCAGGGCGGTGGCCTCGCGAATGATCCAGGCAAAGGGTAGCGTGGTCACGATTCCCAAGCGAGTTCCTCCTCCACTGCCCACAAGGAGCCCAGCGAGAAACTCTGGATCGATGAAAGGCGACAACTGTACTGAAAGTGGCACAGCTCTGAGCCCTCTGCGCCAGGCGTTCAGCGAAGCTGACTTGCGTGGCGAGGAAGATATCCAAAATGATCAAACCCAACAAAGTCCGACACACGTTATAGTATCTAACAAGTCGGCCGATCTCGGTCAAACTCACGGCAATAACGTCGACGATGTCTTACTAGGAGAGACACTGGCGGACAAACTCCAAGCAGATGAGGCTAGTAAGGCCTCGCCATCCACCAACGAGGCCGTCATGCCGGGCAGTCTTCCCGTTGATGATACggatgaagaagccaagcaTAGCGACATTGTGAAGTCGGTCGAGAAAATTGTCCCTAATAAATCCACCATCCCAGAAAATGTTCCGTTACCTGCAGACACAGACCCCGAGGACTTGACCTCCaggctggaggaggccgagTCAGATTATGGCTCCGTTGAAGAGCGCGCGACGGAGGACGATGAGTCCATCAAAACACCCGTAGACAATTCGGACTCGACTACAAGCAAGAAACACACTTCTTCTATTTACACTGGTATGACGGAGGATCGTTGGAGTATTGATCAGTCGTCTTTGACCACTCCCAATTCTGAACGACCATTGTCAGTGGTCGAATACTCAACGGAAGAAGATACACCCAAGAAGATTGCGAAAGAAGTAGAATTGGAAGTCGAAAAGAATGCAGAAAACCGGACAGCTAAAGCGCCAGTTTCGGCAGCATCGGAAATTACTGTTACATCCGCTTAG
- the ARP9 gene encoding Actin-like protein ARP9 — protein MSSSQAKWREEQILIICPGSRTTMAQLGCVELTPPMHRIPTRMFKDGDEWRPYHTFQRSKVVNGVEQQEWVEDVDEDKGATYPIQGGRIVQMDAFLAFLDHVHSLLTTTYHNTPIMLMASPQWTRPDCEAIAQYIFEKTRTPALCMIHSGIATQYGLKWPNMTVIDIGYEKVDVTAIHDGRVVNHIDVGSSGADSPISGGEVFTQRLMKLLKGKSFTHGMAEQLKKSTICEVLPYAANELGLVELPEDSAPAGALPGGSAAAAVQAADASKPAEPVKPSATGGGDNGDGEYANNNNGDDDGVLDVAAIVTSGQTKEFLAKKEKEKGKPGRKPKVQDADVAPAKPARLPNSKRKMNTFFYDEIVQELVPPEPKQNGTNGATDTPGDKPAPGHQPPKEGESNSAPPVDGAAPASNGGETEAKPAEFTSDGALPAAVPAPAVAESKPDITQAEHTVSVSVSDTPEYRPKRVRRDIEVGLERFTFADRHEIDRIVTAIYRTVQGIDDMYMRPQCWDNLVFVGNGSRLRGLKENILQTLNARHLISPSTATMFTSELPSNMATPSGTGSQTPTGSFTGVPHQLSTSGVNPLLQAATTASTLGIGAAGGTGAAATPAAGSDAAGPAGHHFHSQTPTSIKTANLPGYLAEWTKNGFEEAMFLGAQVAARIAFSLHSNMDAQSIEAQRLMSLSRVDYNELGPKGIRTHSMLS, from the exons ATGTCCAGCTCGCAAGCGAAATGGCGCGAGGAGCAGATCCTGATTATCTGTCCTGGCAGCAGGACAACAATGGCGCAGCTGGGATGTGTCGAACTGACGCCTCCGATGCATCGCATTCCCACGAGGATGTTCAAAGACGGAGACGAGTGGCGGCCGTACCATACGTTTCAGCGCTCCAAGGTTGTGAATGGTGTCGAGCAGCAGGAATGGGTGGAGGATGTAGACGAGGACAAGGGTGCTACGTATCCAATCCAAG GCGGACGTATCGTCCAAATGGATGCCTTCCTGGCCTTCCTCGACCATGTTCACAGCTTGCTCACGACGACCTACCATAACACCCCCATTATGCTAATGGCTTCTCCCCAATGGACGAGACCCGATTGTGAAGCCATCGCCCAGTATATTTTTGAGAAGACGCGGACGCCTGCGCTTTGCATGATCCACAGCGGCATCGCAACGCAATACGGTCTCAAGTGGCCCAACATGACCGTTATTGACATCGGCTACGAAAAGGTTGATGTAACGGCAATTCACGATGGGCGAGTTGTGAATCACATTGATGTGGGATCATCGGGTGCTGACAGTCCCATCAGCGGCGGGGAGGTCTTCACGCAACGCTTGATGAAATTGTTGAAAGGCAAGAGCTTTACCCACGGCATGGCCGAGCAGTTGAAGAAGAGCACCATTTGCGAAGTTCTTCCTTATGCTGCCAACGAGCTGGGACTCGTGGAACTGCCCGAGGACTCGGCGCCTGCTGGAGCTCTGCCGGGTGGCTCAGCGGCCGCCGCGGTGCAAGCAGCAGATGCAAGCAAGCCTGCTGAGCCCGTCAAGCCTTCTGCCACAGGTGGTGGTGATAACGGTGATGGCGAATACGCAAACAACAATaacggcgacgatgatggtgttTTGGATGTCGCGGCGATTGTGACGAGCGGTCAAACCAAGGAGTTCCttgccaagaaagaaaaggagaaggGAAAGCCCGGCCGGAAACCAAAGGTTCAGGATGCCGATGTTGCGCCAGCCAAACCCGCTCGACTCCCCAAttccaagaggaagatgaatacttttttttacGACGAGATTGTCCAGGAGCTGGTCCCCCCCGAACCCAAGCAAAATGGTACAAACGGCGCAACAGACACGCCAGGCGACAAGCCCGCTCCAGGCCACCAGCCTCCCAAGGAAGGCGAATCTAACTCTGCTCCTCCTGTAGATGGCGCCGCGCCCGCCTCCAATGGCGGAGAAACTGAAGCCAAACCGGCTGAATTCACCAGTGACGGCGCTTTGCCCGCAGCAGTTCCGGCCCCGGCAGTTGCAGAGTCCAAACCCGACATCACACAAGCAGAGCACACcgtctccgtctccgtctccGACACCCCAGAGTACAGGCCCAAGCGCGTCCGCCGCGACATCGAAGTCGGCCTCGAGCGATTCACTTTCGCGGACCGCCACGAGATTGACCGCATCGTCACCGCCATCTACCGCACTGTCCAAggcatcgacgacatgtACATGCGGCCCCAGTGCTGGGACAATCTCGTCTTCGTTGGCAACGGGTCCCGTCTCCGCGGCCTCAAGGAGAACATCCTCCAGACTCTCAACGCCCGTCATCTCATCTCGCCTTCCACCGCCACCATGTTCACCTCGGAGCTGCCCTCCAACATGGCCACTCCTTCAGGCACGGGATCCCAAACGCCCACAGGTTCATTCACCGGCGTCCCGCACCAGCTTTCCACGAGCGGCGTGAACCCCCTTCTCCAGGCTGCCACCACGGCCAGCACCCTGGGCATtggagccgccggcggcacAGGAGCAGCCGCTACCCCCGCTGCCGGCTCCGACGCCGCCGGTCCCGCGGGCCATCATTTCCACAGCCAGACACCCACGAgcatcaagacggccaatTTGCCGGGATACTTGGCCGAGTGGACCAAGAATGGCTTCGAGGAGGCCATGTTTCTCGGCGCGCAGGTCGCTGCGCGAATCGCCTTTAGTCTGCACTCTAATATGGACGCGCAGAGTATCGAGGCGCAGCGGTTGATGAGCCTGAGCAGAGTAGACTACAA CGAGCTCGGTCCCAAGGGTATCCGGACACATTCTATGCTGAGTTAG
- the TDP1 gene encoding Tyrosyl-DNA phosphodiesterase 1 yields MERHQKRQRVDDLEQNDAPTSLSAPISPPRKSQRREPERLASPWQLTWIRDLPEELNYDAVTLKDLLGDPLISDCWEFNYLHDVPFLMDAFDQDTRHLVNVHVVHGFWKRDDPHRLALTAESSEFDNVKLHVAPMPEMFGTHHSKMMVLFRHDNTAEIIIHTANMIPKDWTNMTNAVWRTPRLSQLPPGLRQLQEYCDLPFGSGERFKVDLLNYLKSYDSRKLTCRTLIDRLVQYDFSSVKGALIASVPGKHDIHDLSGTAYGWSGVKRYLSSVPCKEGSSEIVSQVSSIATLGAKDTWLQKTLFDSLATSKTKSLQRPKFSIVFPTADEIRQSLDGYASGASIHTKIQSSQQAQQLGYLRPILHHWANDSPDGIASSPEIKTRNGGRDRAAPHIKTYIRYNEEGSIDWAMLTSANISKQAWGEASRPSGELRVASWEIGVLVWPGLVGQDVSMVGTFQSDVPKKPKEQASPKAGASGVLMGVRIPYSLPLQRYGAEEVPWVATMQHSERDRFGRQWME; encoded by the exons ATGGAGCGACATCAAAAGCGGCAGCGAGTGGATGATTTGGAGCAAAATGATGCGCCTACATCACTGTCGGCTCCCATTAGCCCTCCTCGGAAGAGTCAGCGTCGTGAACCCGAGCGGCTGGCCTCCCCGTGGCAACTAACCTGGATACGGGATCTTCCCGAGGAACTCAACTACGACGCTGTCACCTTGAAGGATCTTCTTGGCGATCCACTCATCAGCGATTGCTGGGAGTTCAACTACCTGCACGACGTTCCATTCTTGATGGACGCTTTTGACCAGGATACAAGACACCTTGTAAATGTGCACGTTGTCCACGGATTCTGGAAAAGGGATGATCCACATCGGTTGGCGCTCACG GCGGAATCATCTGAATTTGATAATGTGAAACTCCATGTGGCTCCGATGCCGGAAATGTTTGGCACTCATCACTCGAAAATGATGGTACTCTTCCGCCACGACAACACTGCAGAGATTATTATTCACACAGCCAATATGATACCAAAGGACTGGACGAATATGACGAATGCCGTCTGGAGGACCCCCCGATTATCTCAGTTGCCACCAGGGCTTAGGCAACTGCAAGAGTATTGCGACCTGCCAttcggcagcggcgagagATTCAAGGTCGATCTCCTCAATTATTTAAAGTCATATGACAGTCGAAAACTCACATGCCGAACACTTATAGATCGACTTGTTCAATATGATTTCTCTAGCGTCAAAGGTGCGCTTATAGCCAGTGTCCCTGGAAAACATGACATACATGACCTGTCCGGAACGGCGTATGGCTGGTCTGGTGTAAAGAGGTACCTGAGCTCAGTTCCGTGCAAAGAAGGTAGTTCAGAAATTGTGTCACAAGTATCTTCTATTGCAACACTAGGGGCCAAAGATACTTGGCTCCAGAAAACACTTTTCGACTCTCTTGCAACAAGCAAGACGAAGTCCTTACAACGACCAAAGTTTAGCATCGTATTTCCCACAGCAGATGAAATAAGACAGTCTCTAGATGGTTATGCATCTGGCGCCTCGATTCATACTAAAATCCAGTCATCTCAACAAGCTCAGCAACTGGGTTATCTACGGCCCATCTTACATCACTGGGCCAACGACAGTCCAGACGGCATTG CCTCATCACCTGAAATCAAAACCAGAAACGGTGGACGAGACAGGGCAGCTCCACACATTAAGACTTATATTCGCTATAACGAGGAGGGTTCGATTGACTGGGCCATGCTTACATCTGCCAACATTTCAAAACAGGCATGGGGAGaggcctcgaggccgtcggGTGAGCTGAGAGTGGCATCTTGGGAGATTGGCGTTCTGGTATGGCCTGGTCTAGTCGGCCAGGATGTTTCAATGGTCGGGACCTTTCAGTCTGATGTGCCGAAGAAACCAAAAGAACAAGCTAGCCCCAAAGCTGGTGCTAGCGGCGTCTTGATGGGAGTCAGGATACCTTATAGCCTACCACTACAGCGGTACGGCGCGGAAGAAGTGCCATGGGTCGCAACAATGCAGCACAGCGAACGGGATCGTTTCGGTCGGCAATGGATGGAATGA
- the ttr gene encoding Acetyltransferase: MSQPGIVLAFNPKQHSHLTPYIAAIHASCITQDRTMATFLPPLSHEKLLTWWKERIAEVNDGKRLIWILVKEIDASGRPKGPDVMGVVMLSTPYSETGAFRGYVEKLFVHKNFRGRGGARALMEALENGAANMGRSILLLDAETNSAAEAVYRKFGYVELGRVPGYGMSPTGELKDATFFYKQLQ; the protein is encoded by the exons ATGTCCCAACCCGGGATCGTCCTCGCCTTCAACCCAAAGCAGCACTCGCACCTCACGCCGTACATCGCCGCCATTCACGCCTCGTGCATCACGCAAGACCGCACCATGGCCACATTCCTgccgcccttgtcacacGAAAAGCTGTTGACGTGGTGGAAAGAACGCATCGCCGAGGTCAACGACGGCAAGAGGTTGATTTGGATTCtcgtcaaggagattgaTGCCAGCGGGAGACCCAAGGGCCCTGATGTCATGGGCGTGGTCATGCTGTCCACGCCGTATTCGGAAACGGGTGCATTCAGGGGATATGTGGAGAAGTTGTTCGTTCACAAGAACTTCAGGGGGAGAGGGGGCGCGAGGGCCTTGATGGAGGCCTTGGAGAATGGGGCGGCGAATATGGGGAGAAGTATATTG TTGCTTGACGCGGAGACGAATAGTGCCGCGGAGGCGGTTTATAGAAAGTTTGGTTATGTCGAGTTGGGCAGGGTGCCTGGGTATGGCATGAGTCCGACGGGAGAGTTGAAGGATGCGACGTTTTTCTACAAGCAGCTCCAATGA